The stretch of DNA CGATCAGCCAGGCTCCGAGCCAGGCTGCGGGAAGCCTGAATGATATGCCAGAGGTCATGTTCCAGACAGAGGCCAGAAGCATCGGAATTGTGGTGAAACTGCTGGACACGGCCAACACGGATTGCGACAAGGCATACCGTGACCTTTTCGATGTATTCAGATACAAGGTTGGGCTGTTCGAGCCAGGAGCACTTCCAGCAGCGGAAAAACTTACTGCAGTCAAGGCTGATTTTGATTCCCTTTCCGCGAAAATCACGGCCGGACTTGCCGAAACAGTCAAACAGGTCAACGTGCTCAAGACTGCCTACCGCGATTATGTCTATGATTTTTATGACGAAAATGGACATCATTATTACGAGGACCGCTACAACATCGCCACAATACTCTCAACCGGCAAGATTTGCCAGGATGCTTTCCAGTCCTGCATTGCTTCCTTCACCGCCCTGGACGCCAAAAGCGTGAAAAACAATTTCAATGCCAGCATCTCTCCCTACCAGTATCAGATGGAACGCCTGGTGCGCCAGCTGGTCTGGGGACTGGAAAACCGTGGCAACGTAAAATCACTGAACAATCCGGGAAGTCTCGGGCACATCCGCATTCTCGAGGCAATTGAGCGCAATCTGAGTTCCATTGCTTCCAGTTGCAGGCGGATCGACTCTCTGCTCAGCGAAAAGCCGGTTTCTCTTGAAAAACTGGAATGGCTCAAGCAGAGACTGCTGCCGCTTCTGGATGGCAATGTTTCCCTGGTGGACGAGGTGAATTATGGTCTTGAAATTCTGCCGCAGACCTTGGTGAATCCGGGCCAGTATGATTTCAGCCCCGCAGTGCAGAGTGTGAAGATCGCTAAAGATGCCGCTTATGAGGCCTGGCGTATGCTGGATCTGGACATGCAGGGCGAAAACTGGGAGATCACTGTATCTTCAGCCGCTGCAGCCGAACAGGCGTACAAATCGGTAGAGAAAGAGATCGCATCATTGAAACAGCAGATAAAATAACTGTATCTGATTCAAGAAGGGGTCCTCAAGGCCCCTTCTTTTTTGGATCTTGCAGCATGCCGTTCTGTATTGCCAGCTCGATTTCAGCTTTGCTCAAAGGCAGCGCGTCAATGTTTCCGCAATGTTCGCAGCGGGGGTATGCCGATAAATCTCCGCTCAGCTGACTGCACCGCAGGTCCTGGTAAACAGCCGAGAGCCAGGCATCGGTCAGGTTCATTTCAGTGAGTGAAGGCAGTTTCACCTCGAATTCATAGTCAGAGCAGCAGGCAGCCAGGCGACCATCCCAGTTCACTGTAACTGTTCTGAATGGGGCCGGGCAGGCAGGTCGCACAGGTGACACTGATTTCAGTGTTTTTCCGTCGATCAACTGCATCACTGTCTGACGCTCGATGCCTTCTGTAAGAAGAACTTTTGGAGACATCAGTCCGAGTTCCACAGCAGTTTCCTGGAACAATCTCTCGAATTTTGCCTGTAGAGGGAGATATGCTACGCGGAGGTAAAGGCAGTCTGCAGTCTCATGCGGTGAATTTACAGTTACAGTGACTTCCCTGCCCAGATCAGCGAACACCTGCTGCCAGTGCGAAAGAAAATTCCCGGCAGCTGAACGATTTTCAGGCAGAACTATGAACCCCAGCACGACCTGCGGTTGAATGCCAAAATTCTGCCGCTTTTTAATAAAATCAACAATGTTTCTCTCCACCAGTTCATAATCGTCGCTGCGCTTGATGTTGAAAAAATCTTCCCTGCCACCTGCGTCCAGCGAAAAATAAAGCCTGAACATGAGATCAGGAAATTCACGGCAGAAATCCAGGATCAGGCTTCCGAAGTCCTGATTAAACAGTGTTCCGTTAGTATGCAGAAAGAATTTATGAAAAAAAGGCTTCCTTCGGTACTGATCAAATATCTGTCTCAAGAATTTCAGGGTAAGGGGATGCAGAAACTGCTCACCGAACCAGAAAAAATTGAAGACGTCAAAGTTGATTTCATTTTTCTCAATGTCGTCCATGATCCGTCTGAAAAGCCCTTCATCCATGAATCCTTTTTTTCCCTGATGAAACGGCAGCGGTCCCAATCCACCTGGGTGCCCGTAACCCTCGCAGGCATTCTGGCCGCAATGGATGCATTTGAGGTTGCAGTGGTCTGTAATGCCGATCTGGAATGATGGAATCTTCATTGAGCCTCTTGCATTTTATAATTATTTTACAGAGAACGCCTGGCTTTGTAAACGCTGTGCAGCAAATTGTAACTGGAACCCATCCACAAGTTGATTAGAATGGATTTAAGGAAAGCAGGAGGGGGAAATCATGAAAAACACAATTCTAGTCGTTTTCAGTGCAATTATTTTAGGCGTGAGCAGCCTGTGGGCGGAAGATGTTGTCTTGAATGCCGTCCAGCCAACTGATCTTTCTGCAGTTGAAAAATATTTTTCCAAAGACTCAGGTGGAAACGATAATATTGATCCTGATGGACTCCCGGAAATCACAAGAGATACACAGGGACGGATGTTCATGGTGAAAGACGGACACTCTGTTGCTTACGGCACCTATGTGCGGATGATCGAGAAATTCGATAAAATGACTGCCAATATGCCTGACTATCAGAAAGAAATGTACAGAACCAGCATTCTCAAGTCGATCGAACGGGCCATCAAGATGGGCAACCTGACTGCGGACGAAGGAACTGAGTTGAAAGGGAAACTCGGGATCAGCACAGATTATACACCTCAGTCCATTGCTTACCCTACCTTTGTGCGGATGATCGAAAACTTCAATAAACTTCCTGACAGCCTGCCCGCGAGCTACAAGGAAACGGTCAGGCAGAGCATAGTCCAGTCAATCGAACGGGCCGTGCAGCTTGGCAACCTCACTCAGGCCGAAGCGGACAGCCTGAAGAAGACCCTGGGAGCTGGGGATGGATATGTTGCACATTCTCAGATGTATCCCACTTTTTTGAGAATGGTGGAGAATTTCAACAAGCTGCCTGACAACCTGCCTGCCAGTTATAAAGAGGGAATCAAACAGACCATACTTAAGAAGATCGAGACTGCACTGAGCTCAAAACAACTTAAACCGGAAGAAGCTGCTGAACTGAAAAAAAAGCTGGGCGTGGATGTCACACCTGTGC from Candidatus Wallbacteria bacterium encodes:
- a CDS encoding SPASM domain-containing protein: MKIPSFQIGITDHCNLKCIHCGQNACEGYGHPGGLGPLPFHQGKKGFMDEGLFRRIMDDIEKNEINFDVFNFFWFGEQFLHPLTLKFLRQIFDQYRRKPFFHKFFLHTNGTLFNQDFGSLILDFCREFPDLMFRLYFSLDAGGREDFFNIKRSDDYELVERNIVDFIKKRQNFGIQPQVVLGFIVLPENRSAAGNFLSHWQQVFADLGREVTVTVNSPHETADCLYLRVAYLPLQAKFERLFQETAVELGLMSPKVLLTEGIERQTVMQLIDGKTLKSVSPVRPACPAPFRTVTVNWDGRLAACCSDYEFEVKLPSLTEMNLTDAWLSAVYQDLRCSQLSGDLSAYPRCEHCGNIDALPLSKAEIELAIQNGMLQDPKKKGP